One region of Agrobacterium tumefaciens genomic DNA includes:
- the sco gene encoding cytochrome oxidase assembly protein Sco, with product MRNIRIVLWAVVVVLVGVVSWLTLEMTKTREEMVETAYGVPFELTAQNGQPITEKAFQGKPTALFFGFTHCPEVCPTTLFELNGWMEKVDPAGDKLQAYFVSVDPERDTPELMQQYVSNVSKRITGITGPADKIAETLKGYRIYAKKVPVDDKDPNGDYTMDHTASVILLDANGRFSGTIAYGENPDVAEQKLQNLLKG from the coding sequence ATGAGAAATATTCGCATCGTATTGTGGGCCGTGGTGGTCGTTCTTGTCGGTGTCGTCAGCTGGTTGACGCTCGAAATGACGAAGACCCGTGAGGAAATGGTGGAAACGGCCTATGGCGTGCCGTTCGAACTCACGGCGCAGAACGGTCAGCCGATCACCGAAAAGGCGTTTCAGGGCAAGCCCACGGCGCTCTTTTTCGGTTTCACCCATTGCCCGGAAGTCTGCCCAACGACGTTGTTCGAGCTGAACGGCTGGATGGAGAAGGTAGACCCGGCCGGCGACAAGCTGCAGGCCTATTTCGTATCCGTAGACCCCGAGCGCGATACGCCTGAGCTCATGCAGCAATATGTCTCCAACGTCTCGAAGCGGATCACCGGCATCACCGGTCCGGCCGACAAGATTGCCGAAACGCTGAAAGGCTATCGCATCTATGCCAAGAAGGTGCCGGTCGATGACAAGGATCCGAATGGTGACTACACCATGGATCACACGGCTTCCGTGATCCTGCTTGACGCCAATGGTCGTTTTTCCGGCACCATCGCCTATGGCGAGAACCCCGATGTTGCCGAGCAGAAGCTCCAGAATCTGCTGAAGGGCTGA